Within the Trachemys scripta elegans isolate TJP31775 chromosome 4, CAS_Tse_1.0, whole genome shotgun sequence genome, the region tcagcgCCCGCGCGCCCGGCCAGACTCGCCGGGGAAGCACGCAACGCGCAGGCGCAGCAGCTTAGTCACGTGGGCGTCGCCATTCGCCTCTCTCTGGTGGCGGTGTGTCGCGAACTAAACGGCAGCGACTCTCTAGCCTTCCCGGCGGCCTCGGTACTCTGTGGTGCGCGGCGAGCTTTAATGGCGGCCACTAGTACCACGGCTCTGGTGGGGGGCACTCGGGAGTCGGGTTCCGGGGTGGCGGCACAAGGGCGGAAGAAAGCCTACGGCAAGGTAcggggcggcgggggaggggttggTGGCAGGCTCACGGGGTGGGGGAGTCGGAGCCGGAGCCGGGGGGGCAGCGTGGCTCCTTTAGCTGTGTCTACAGCCGGGCTAGGTGGCGTGGCTGCACTCGGGGGGAGGTAGATTTCTTCATAGCCCTGAGCTCCGTAGCTGGGTCGATCTGAGTTttcagggtagaccaggcctcagtgtctgCACCGCTCCGTTCCGCAGCAGGCTGCGCATAGGGGTATTTCCTCTTCTTTTAAATGTACTTGCTATTAACTTTGATCTCTTGGTCTTGTATTATGGAATTGCCTACAATGTACATCCTTGTCACCAGCAGTGCCTGTGTGAGTTTGTCTCTAATAAACCTTGCTTTGCTCCAAGTTTTGTCTCTGTATACGGTTTACTCTAAAATCACTGATTTCCCCCAACCCTGTACCCAAGCGATTAAATAAGAGTCAAATGCAATAGAAAGCCTACTTTGGTAGTACAATACTGTGATACGTTTAGGTAGATAGGCTGGAGCTTTCAGTTAAGTAGCATTTGCCAAAAGTAGTGGCTGATGCTGTCTCAAAACTAAAGCACATAAAACTTCAAACATCTAAAAAAGCTGGCTATAACTAGTAGCACTGTTTGGATATATATGAGCAACGTGCTCTTctactgtaaataaaaagcagcaaTTTGACATGCCTGAGCTCTGTTGATTTGGGAATGGAGCGACCTGAAGTTGCAACTTCTGGCTGTTCTCCCGTTTTCACCTCATAACACAATCCTATAAATctagttttatttcatttcttgccacttttgcttcagttttcagcaCTTGTTCTCTGCTTTCCCACTGCACTACTCATTCAAGTGTTCTTGGCTTGGCTTACACAAGTGCTTCATTGTGCCTTGAGCATCTTCGTCACACATCAGTTTGATCTGTTTCAGTTTGCACTGTTCAAGCAGTAAGTGCCAATTAGAAAATCATGGAGATGTGAAtacaagctatttaaaaaaaatctctgctatTGTGTGaaattttgttctgttccattttGCACTGACAGCTATTCTAGATTAAAAAGAACTGTATATACTTCTTCCTTTTTCCAATTTGGAAATCCATCGGTTTCTATGTGTATGCCAACAATTCACATATAAATCAAAGGAATGCAAACTAAACTTATTGTCCTATAAACTTTGTATTCTTGTTGAATGCAAAGTTTATGGGACAGTAAATTTAGTTCTCGTTCCTTTGATTTATATGTGAATTGTTGGCATACACGTAGAATGCCACATAGTATTCTTGTTGAGTGCACTGTTGTGTCCCATTTAAAAGGTGCTTTCTCAAAGCAGAGCACAGTTGGAGCTTCAGGTAGCACTGTCCTCCATTAGTGCAGGTGCCTGCCAAGAATAGCAATTTGAAAACTGGATGGaagtttcattttaagaaaaataattgcaGGTGAACAGCAAATACTTTTACAGTATTAATCTACTTTATTTCAAATTCAGCTTCCAAGTATTCAACTTTTGAATGCATCTGCACAATTGGGAACCTGTTTCATTATATATTGGCTGTGTAATATGTGCTGTTTTTAATGTAGCAGGGGCAGGAATCGTTCAGAAATACACACATAGTGaaggataaaacaaacaaacaaaagcttttttttctccAGCACATAGTCAAACCTAGACTACCAGTATGCAGCTTACACCACTTCCAGAATCATTCATTGTCTATTACATTTAACCCAAAACACATTTTTGGTAAAGACCATAGAagtaaatgttttatattttatgtaaatatttgattttatGGTTGTTCTGATTCACTCTAAAATGTAATCTGTAAAGTGTAAGATTAAAATATCCAAAAGAATTGCTAGACAAGTATTCTTATAAGTGAGGTCATTAGCAAAATAAAGCTAAAAAAAGATTGGAAATATTAACATACTTAAGAAAATGATCAGTGCAGCATGTACCAAAGTAAACCCTGACAAGTATCTGAGTTGTTATATTTTCAGCTGATGAGTTCTGAAAACAAAAAGTCAACAATTTACATGTTAGACATAAGACTTACAGCTTTAAAGGCACACTGTTAAAGATCAGTTCTGTCTGGGGAAGAAATCATTTTCTATTGGTCAAAGTAGACAGTAAAAGTctaacaattaaaaaatattggCAAGGGAAGTATCAtctagtttgtttactttgttcaCTTGATAGTTCTTCATTTATAGCCAGTTTTGTTGTTTTGCCTAATATAGTCAGTCATTTTGATCAGTTTCTATGGCTCTCCTAAAAagcaagggaggggagaaaaatatgttaaataaaaataattaggaaGTTGATGCGGTAAAGCCACAAAAATTGACGGGGTCCTGGATCTAATCTTAATTGGCTGGATTTTGGTTTGATAGTGAATGAAGCAATCATGAAAAAATACAGATAATCTTCCTATGCCACTAAGGCTGAAGATAAGTGTAAGCTAATATGTAAAGAAATGGGAGTCTCTGGTGTCATGCTTCTACTCCAGCtatataaacattttcaaatgaacaTACAGGTTATACTATAAATCTTATAAATTCTATGAAAGTGACCTGCATAAGAATTTGGAATAAAATTTTTCAAAGCTCTTAAGTCCCCATTGGTTTCCAAATTTTAGGTAATTGTAGAAACAGAAACTTCATACATTTCAGTCATGCAGACCTTAGGAGCTCTTCAGGGCCAGAGCATCAATCAGTTCTCACAGAGTTAACCTGACTTTTTCAGATAACCAAGAATTTCAGTTAAGCAGAGTTTAGCTAATCTAATCTATGTTTGACTGTCAATACATTCCTTTAAATACAGGATTGAGGACTGCAGCCTGAAATCAGTTAGGCAAATAGCCAATGCATTTCAAATATAGCCAACAAAAACAAACTTGCTGCTCTTAAAATGAAAACCGCATATATTTCTCAACCACTGGAGTAGTGtcaagattcttttttttttttttttttaactgttgccATAGCATTGAATGCTATTGCTGTGGGTTCTGGTATGTctcatggaatttttttaaaactcagaaAACAGCGTTGCTTAACTGCAAAGCCTGCGATAATACACAAACCAAGGcacaaaaatgttcagaaataatAAGTATAGTAAAAACTGTTATTCTGTAGTATGCTTACTTCTGTCTTCAAACTGCTATAGAATTGTGCACTGGAAACTGGTTTGATGCTCACTGAAAGTAGTGCCCTAGAAAATCATTTGGTTTTGGATTTTTACTTTTAGAAACACCTATCTCATGCAAGACACCTGTGAACTGTGTCTGCAGTGAATAAATGGTAACATTCTGATGTGTTCCTCAtttattcatatttatattttaaatgtaattaaattttgaATATACATTTTGAACATATAGGTAACATTGATTTTAGGTTTAGGAAAACTCTGAAGCATTACAATCAAGGGGATTTCTGCTGCAAAAATGCTGCATGCAATTGATTTTCATGGtctctgtttttaaaagatatattatCTAGTCATTGTCCTGTGTCAAGAAACCTTTCTAAGCTTTAGACACTTACAGAAGCTGCTAGCATAATTTTTATATTAGTTAGGTctgaaacactttttttcattaaatattatttttttattgttgctAGAATATTACATTTTGTGTGCTGAGTATCTTGCTTTTATTTTGTTGGAAGCGATAACTCAGGTAGTTCCAAAATACCTTTTTCCAGTGTACAGCTGGCTTTTGATATATCTATAAATAAAAGACTGATAGTACTGTCTTCATATTTAGCAAAATATGTACACTTTATTCTTGTTAATGTTTCCCAATTTATATATATGCCtaatcctttatttaaaaaaatcatgtggtTGAATTTATATCTCCAAGTTAAATTTATGTTCTTAGTTCAAGATTACTTGTGAGTGGGCTTGgcattttgaaaagcaaattaACGCAATATGAATGCTTCTTAACCCTTTGGCTTCAAGCACATGCAACTTGCACCGTTGTGTTGCCCTAGAAAATCTCACAaagcttttattaaactttttttacAGTTTTAAGGGCTAATGTTGGGCTTGCAACTAGCTTCGATGTGTGTCTCTTGCCAAACAACAGTGTATCATAGATAGTACACTTGGAATTTGTACTTTTCCATAGATGAGTATGGCAAATATTGACCTACTTTAAATATCTAGACTTGAATACAAGcctcccccccagccaccccCGAAAGGAATATAAATATATACTATAGCTTAATTTCTGAATAAAATCCAACATATCCTCAGCCTTATCAAGTATAATAAAAGGAAATAGAACACTAATATTtcttaaaacttaattttagggtttttttaacacTTGAATCTAATCTCTCAAGCTCACAGATAAAGGTTTGCAGCacaaacctgattgattttaatGCTTTCTCCAGGGTGATCCTCATAGAAACTACTAAAGACTACAAAGAATTGATTCTAGGCAAAGTAACAGTGAAATAGATTATACTGATCAAGTAAGATGGATCCATGTTCAGTTGGAATTCAACTCCATACTGCTAATGAATGTCATAAGATATACTATACCCGTCAcgctggcttcaagactaagcaaGATCTATCTTCATCCGATCTGCTACTACTTCAGCTTAGGACTGGAATGACTCTTTCTGAGAACAATACAATCTGCTTCCATCATGCAAAAATTTACATTGACAGATTTGAAGATCTGCAAAAATCATGTTGTGACCCATTTAACATACACAGGAAAGTATCAAAGAAAAACTTACGTGCAATCGACTTAGATGATGCAGCTTTTCTAAGTGCCAAGTTTGGAAGACAGTTTGTACCTGGTTGGAAGCTTTGTCCAAAGTGTACACAGATAATCAATGGAAGTGTGGATGTTGACACTGAAGATCGCCAAAGAAGGAAACTTGATTCAGACGTATGTATATGGGTCGATTTTTCACCCCTCTAAACTCTACAAGCTAATGGGGTGGGGCTTGATTTGAGTCCTACATAAAGAAAGCTCTTAGCTTGTTTCCTTAAAATGTGaaagtgttaatttttttaatgtacaagaGATAATATTTATAAACCTTTTAATGGGTTTGTGCTTTAAAGGGAGATCATCaatctcttttgtttttgtactaactttttaaaaaaaaatctacttcagTCTTGACATTTTAGAGGGGAAAAGAGGAGTTTTCTGCTCCCCCCGTAGATGTGTGTAAAGGTCTTTTCTTGGGCTACTACCTAACATATTCTAATACATTACTAAAATCTAATATAGACAAGGCTGGATGTACTTTTGATGTGTTAAACGACCacacttttcctggggttttaaCGCAACTAGCTTAGCATGTGATAAAAAGTGTTCACTGCCTGTCTACAGTAGATATTTAGAACATGTTAGCTATCCTGTGCTAACATACTTGTAAGTCCTAGTCTAGACTAAGATATGTCTATACTGGCAAGTGAAAGATACAACTTGTGTCATTCagagatgttaaaaaaaacaccctcctgaaaGACAAAGGTTTTGTCGAcaacaagtgccagtgtgaacagcactttgttgGGAGTAGAGCCGACAAACAGTGGCTACGCTGTGCGCCTTTTAGTGGCATGGCTATAGCAGCATGGCTGTGTCACcaaaagctgcatagtgtagacatagcctaagtcatAGTGCTGCTAAATGTACAAAAAAATTGTACAAACTGAAAAATGCTGGCTTTTTTGTGATACTAAAGTATTGTCtaatccagcagttctcaaacttcattgtaccgtgacccccttctgacaacaaaaattactacacgaccccaggagaggggaccaaagaccgagccccaccaccctggctTGGGCTTGGACTTCAGACttcctggggcccagggccaaccAGGCATTCAAATGGGggcacaacccactttggggtcttgactcacagtttgagaacccctggttaaTCAAACAAAATCTAAATGATATATTAATTGCAGACTTTTTTGGAAGTATTGCATACTGTACAGAAATAATTCTTACCACAAAAAATTTGCTGGAATTGTTTATGGTGGACTGAGTCTGTGATGTTGTGGTCTCAGTCCTACAAGGTTACTGTACTAAATTTGGCATATTTGTACTGCTGAACTTGACAAAATGACTACTTGTGTTACTTGTCTAGAAGGTAAACAAGACAAACTCATTGGTAGGGTGAATCCTCCCTTTGTGTATATACGTTATTTCAGAAATATGGcacaaagtttatttttattagttttacTGTATATCCTCAATGTCCAATATAATCGGTTTAGGAATTTCTGCATTTTGACTTGTCATTATCTGAGGCACTATCCAGAACACGTCCAatctcttttcattttaaaattctcatcAAAAGTTTAGTGGCATCATGGGAaagttttttaaattctgttaatCAGCCGATGTAAACATTAAACACACTTAAAATTACAAGCCATTTTCCTATACATGTGATGTGAGGAAATGGAGATGGAAACTTTTTTCTCTTATGAATTCAAAGGTTATAAGAGAagaaatagaaaacaaaggaCTTAATGGGAATAAAACCAGTATGTTAATTTACCATTTTGATCATGTTAAATGTTAACTTGATTTAAAAGAAACTAAGTTTGGTGCTATGGGAGGGGAGATTGACCGCTTTAGAAGGGTTGCAGGTTGTGCGTCTAAGAGAAGATAGCCTTTGAAATTTAGAAGCAGCTGCCCATGTACTATAGAGCATTCCCAAAAACTATATTTTAACAACCCATCAGAGccttattaggaaagggatagaggtCAGAGTAAGTGAGAACCAGAAAATAAGAACCCTTAGAATTATTAAAGTAAGGCTTATATTACTATTTATTCATATAACTTGCATCACTAAGGGTGGTACGGTTATTCTCGtgtaattgttttcttttaagattcAGATTGTCCTCTGCTGATTTGTGCTTAACAATTTACTTGAGGCTTCACAACATCCTAGCTTGATTGTCAACTCTCCTATGGATTTGGTTtggtattaatatttaaaatgaaaatttctaTCTTTGTTCAGGGGCGAACAGCTAAAGCTTTGAAGTCCTTGCAGTTTGCTAATCCAGGACGACAGACTGAATTTGCTCCAGAAAGCAgtaaaagggaaaagagaaggctACAAACAAAAAGCACATCAGTTAATTCTGACAGGTGGGCTGTTCACTATATTAATTCATATTTAAAATTTGGGATgtttggattctctctctcttcttttttttaaagcttggagGAGTGATGACAAAACTAAGCCTTTATTATATAGCCCAATCTCATTTTTGAGGTagcctattaattttgtttcaatGTATAGAATATTACAATAAGATATTTTTGTCAAACcagaatagaataaaatattaGTTAAAACATGGCAATGCCAACTGACTGAATTTAGACATAGCAGCTAATTCCATGTATTATTATGCAAAGTGTGATGGTAGGCAAAACAAACTAAGCCAAATAATGCAGGCCTTATGAGAGGGAAATATTCATGCGACTAATCACCTTTCATTGTACTAAATTCAATATAATTCCCGTCACACTTCTAAAGCATAAAAAAATCgagatatataaataaatacaaatctgcCAAGTTAGAAGAGGGTTACCCATCATTTTGGGCAAGACCCCACAACTTCAGctttttttaatgtggttttcCCACACGCACacttggctttttttgttttctctttttttaaaaccacacttTTTGGATTGACTAGTATTAACTAGGACATAAGCTCTGAGTAAAGTGTAAAAGTGTAAAAGGAATATTTCCTCAGCTGTCAAAAGTACATCGTATATTGTTGTGTACAGTCTCTTGAAATGCAGCTATACCTGTTGGAAAAGATTATTTTATTGTGTATTCGTAAACTGAATTGCAAGTGGCTTAATATGGAATGATGGTAAGGAAGAGATTGAGAACCTTCTTGTTAACAACCTCTGCtcaaaagagctacaaaaattgtGGCTCCAGTTTTCAGAGGTCAGATTTTAATGTACGTGGTTGACAATAAGCAGTGTAATTTTTAGAATGGCTTGGTGTTAAACCTTTCAGCACAAGAAAATTGCTGACAAAGTTTAATTCCTCTCTTCATCCATTGCTAACTATTTGTAATCAAGTAAACTGGAAGCGCTTCTGTTATGAATTCTGGAAGTAACAACTGTTTTTCATTATACAGGCAAGTAATCCCAGCAAAGAGTAAAGTCTATGATAGCCAGGGACTTCTGCTTTATAGTGGGATGGACCTCTGTGACTGTCTTGATGAAGATTGCCTGGGATGCTTCTATGCTTGTCCCAAGTGTGGTTCCAACAAATGTGGAGCTGAATGCCGCTGTGATCGCAAGTGGTTATATGAACAAATTGAGATAGAAGGAGGAGAAATTATTCGCAATAAGCATGTGGGTTAATTTATAAGTTTTTGTGTTGCATTCCAATACAGAATTTGATGGTCTGATGAAAATCAGTGGAACCTATCATAACGCACATGAACAGTCTGTTCAGTCTTACAAAATTCATTGTTTGATATGGTTTTAGAAAGGTTGTTACTCATACTAATTGTGTATTGTCACACTTCATTCCACCTTGTACTCATCCATACAAACCAGCAAAAAAGGCTGGAACAATGCAGTGCTTGACTGTTCAGTGAGAGTTTGAAACTGAGTGGCTGGTTAAGTGCTAAAAGGAATTTGGGATTAGCTGCTGCATATGCCCTGCTCTGTAGAGAGGGTTCTTTCTCCATGCATCTCTCCTTTCTCACCTCTCCCCTTGAAGACTTGGTGTTCATGTTTGTTTTtactatcttttaaaaataaatgtagtctCTTTAAGTTTAAAATGTAAGCAGTGGCAATCATGACCAGTATTAGCAGGTGTATAACAAATAGTAAATGCTGTATTTTCTAAAATGAGTCTTGGGACTGTTATAACATAGTTAAACATCTAACAGTATAGGGGTTAAATCAACATGTTCATTGCACTGGTTTGCtataaatatacttttaaaaatataaataagctCTGTCCAAATTATTTTAACAGTATTTAGCACTTAGGGGGTGCTCTCTCACAAATAGCATTTGATAGTTTCTGCTAGTTGCACCATTGTAAAAGAACTAATATTTCAGGGATGGGGAAAATCCTGACTTTAACACCGAAGGTATAAAGACTGTCAGCACTTCTTGTACAAACCCATTGTTTTGGAGCTTGATAACTGGGATgcgtgtttttttaaaagaaaaacaacaacaaaaaacctttcCTGAATGAAACTTAGCACGTACTGTGTCTATTCGGTTTTGAAATAAAACTCGGTAACTAACTGATTCCTAATGACAGGAGCACAGTTATGGAGGCAGGACTCAGCAACACATTGTTTAAACAGATCTTTCCCAGGTAACCTAGCTATAGTTtgtcttctgtttgtttgttttttgtttgttttgtttgttggggtgggggaagggtgccTTTCTTTTGAAGATACCTTCATATTACTGCACATTTGCTAAGAATATTTTTGATAGCAGTTGAGAAGGCTAGATCATCTTTCCTGCTATGGCTACTCTGTGCATCCAGCTTAAACAGTCACTTGCAGATTCTCGCTAAATAGATGAATTAAAGTGGCTTAgaatcataggcctggtctacacctgggaagggaggggatcaatctaagttacgcaacttcagctatgtgaataacgtagctgaagtcgacatactaaGATCTACTTACcatagtgtcttcactgcggtaagtcgactgctaacgctcccccgtcgactccacctgtgCCTCTTGCTCCGgtggattaccggagtcgacaggagagctctcggtggtcaatttatcgtgtcttcactagaggcgataaatcgacccctgctggatcgatcactccggaggtaagtgtagacctccCCATACAGTGCTCTTACAGCTCCTAACTCCCTGTCCCCAGCCAGGATACTGGATATGGCCAGTTGCTGACACTGCCCCTTGAAACTATGGATAGCTGACAAAATGTAGAACAACCTGAATGCTGCTCATTTACACTGGGGACTGGATCAGCAGTGGGCAAGAGCAAAGCCATCTTGCAACCTACTTCCTAAACTGAACTGGGTGAGCAAAAGCTGAATCTGGCATACAGTTTACGTTTGGCCATGTGCATGTGTGGCATCTGGATTGTAGTGACTTCCATAACATTTGTTATAACAAGCCTATGATAGAATGGCTTCTCACTATTTCGCTTCTCTCGTCAGCTACTACAGGGGATCATAGCATAAAGAAACTACTTTGTGATATATTTCTGTAACATCTGCCAGATTAAATATCTAGTTttacacacaaacatttttttgtgTTCTTTGGAATTGTCACTGCATTGACATAATTTGATGTACTGCTTTACTATAAAGTCTTCCTTGGGTTCTAAATAGCATTATTTTAATCATTTAGACTTGCAGTTAATTCTGTAGTAAACAAAAGTTCAACATGGCTAATCCATGGTAGACTGAACTGCATATTTTAATGGCTTTTTTAGGTAAAGGTTTACACATGCAGCTGAAAATAATCCAAATGTCTTTCCTCTGTTGTTTAGACTAAAAATAGCCAAACTGCTGTGCAAACCATTTGAATTTAAATAGTTTCAACCAGAAAGTAACTCTAGTATACCTAGCTTCAGACAGAATTAAGATTTCACATCTGAGTTTTACAAAACTCCTGGAAATTAAATTTTATAGTAGAAATGCTAATAAATTGTTAACAAGTAAGACCTAGCATCTGTACAGTTGAACATAGCACTGTTTTTGAATAAGAGAAATGTAGAAAATCTTGTACAGTCTTACTGTGGCTTCAGACTTATTTCGTCAAACTTTTGGACTATTTTTCATAAATTTTGCTCAAGGATGCCATGTAACTATTGCCTTTTGAAGGATTTTCTTGGTAAAATTTTGTAATCGTGTAATTTTGCTGTTTAGTACaagggttctcaggacaaattttttggtggcctcagagtgtggccaccaattcctgctggtggccactctcacacttttccctaaaatacttaattaccattaggaaaaaataaatatacatatatacacgtccacatcattgtaatttatttattactaGCTAATAAGCCTGTTgtgaaagtaatattaacaaacatacgagtatcacttttcacagcagacttactcagccccggcaagcctggggacaaattaagcccttaatgggggggaggagggccaagggaggcagcagggggctgcagcctAAGGCCCCGTGGCCGGAGGACGTAGCCCAAAGCTGCGCAgccgggagcccagggctggaatccGAAGCCCCGTGGCAGGAGCCTGCCCCCTGCAACCTTAGGGCTGAAGtccaagcctgagccccacttCTCCTGGGAAGGTGAGGAGCTCACTGGCCGCCTGCTTCTCCAGCGTTGTGTCCCAGGTGTCTCCGGGGGGGAGGGTAACCCTGCTGGTGGCTCCAGTAACCAACACCAAGGCGGTGCATTCAGGAGCAccagggaggggccgctgctttgCTCTCtcgccttccctctcccccaatatCAGTCCAGGAGGCtctggccacatttgagaaacgctggtttaGTACAGGTATTTTCATTTCCAGTAAATGATGTGACACTCCGGAGGTTTGTAGCTATAGAACTAAGATTCAGATTTCTGGTTGGTTGGATGTAAAATTACTGTTGCTAACTTAATGGGGTTATGCTGACATCTGCTGGTACTCATGAAATACTAAACTCCAAATCAGACTCGTACTGAATTTTAATCTGCttacttttaataaaatgttggATGTTCTTTTCTTTTATCATTGGATTTTTGATTCATTCAGTACTAACTATGAAATAATTCACTGAAATGGAATGTAACAAATCTCTTGACATTCTAAGTTCTGGTAAACTTTCTGGAGCATTACAACATTAAAGCACAATCTTACTCCTTACGCTATCAACTTTATAAGAAGTCTTGTAATTTTTCataattaaatgcaaataaatgaCTAACTTTTAACTTGGTCAAATGTACTTAGTCTTTCCACTTATTACTTCAATAGTAATGTTATATaaatttttgaagttaaatgaagAGTTAAAAATTGTCTTCAATTACCATGCAAGTAAAAATAATGTGGCTACTGTTAGACTAACAATTCACTGGAAACACTGGATACTTTGAGTGTTTGCTTTACACAGGAGTGCCTAACTGAAGGCTGTCCTTAGTGCAAGTTTCACTGTAGCAAGAGCAGAGGAACTCTTATTTTGCTCAGAACTCTGTGCAAATACCAAATTTGCTGTTCCTTCTAGGAAGTGGTCTCAAGGGATTTTGTTTCTCTACTCAGTTTCATTTCTATCcttattaaaatataaagattATATACTATGTGGTCATGAAGGGGCATACTCCGATATCTCCAGCTTCATAAATCAGAAAATGTGTGTGGTTACAGCACTGTTTGTGGGATAAAGATTAAATGCTCAAAGTATAATCATAATTTAAAATGCAAGCCTTAGTCATTGATTTGCTGATCTCAAAAGATTCACAGTGGGTAGTGAGTATAATTTCTGAAAACCTGCCATTTTGCCACAACATGAAGATGTGCAGACCAGCTGGAAGAGAAGTGAGGACCCTGTGATCCCCATTGTATGCTGTTCTCTTGGGACTGGGGATTCCATGAGATGCACTTAAGTTCTCATTTAATTCTTCTATCGGGACTAGGGTTTGtcttcctttccttcttttcttcccttcccttggAAGTTTGGGGGATCTGCTGGAACTGAAGGGTAAACCTACTTGGATTGAGGTTGGAGATGAGCGCATTCATACTGGATCCTGCAGAAGAAATGCTGTCAGGGACTTCCTATTCTGGTATTACGAGGTGCAGAGTGAGAAAGCAGGTAAGCAGATGCTTAAAGGGCCACCCTTGCTCTTTGGTCTGTCCTACTCCACAGTTGTGGAGTCCAAAGGAAAGGTATCTGCTCTTAGATGAATAATGCTGCTGAGATGACAATTTACATTCCTTCTTCTTGAAAGAAGAAATCATCCTTCCCCCATTTTTGCCTTACAGCATATCTGCCCAGGAGCTTTTCTTCATCAGTCAAACCTTTCCAATCAGACATTTAATAAGTAATTTCATCTCTAATTCTGTACCAACCTCCTCTCTTCATAG harbors:
- the ARL14EP gene encoding ARL14 effector protein; protein product: MDPCSVGIQLHTANECHKIYYTRHAGFKTKQDLSSSDLLLLQLRTGMTLSENNTICFHHAKIYIDRFEDLQKSCCDPFNIHRKVSKKNLRAIDLDDAAFLSAKFGRQFVPGWKLCPKCTQIINGSVDVDTEDRQRRKLDSDGRTAKALKSLQFANPGRQTEFAPESSKREKRRLQTKSTSVNSDRQVIPAKSKVYDSQGLLLYSGMDLCDCLDEDCLGCFYACPKCGSNKCGAECRCDRKWLYEQIEIEGGEIIRNKHVG